One window from the genome of Engraulis encrasicolus isolate BLACKSEA-1 chromosome 16, IST_EnEncr_1.0, whole genome shotgun sequence encodes:
- the LOC134465447 gene encoding uncharacterized protein LOC134465447, translated as MLCVCIRQSIVECLFFFHCSIQNYTALYGEFYCTSHYQQLFKRKGNYDEGFGHKQHKDRWLLKTEPATPEINAGRGSLSKNKAVPNNTSVPPPAGSIGSTPRGRDASRQEMLSDTKVTPNSKVTSTISSVAHPSGSLGSPQRGQETQSQGSDDSKSKLQVSWPPEKKGPRSISTGRENSPSIQHKAVDKQDRSTLFQHKNEQVPQFPNKLHHSEVAKKDPFSPVRKNDASPLPPVRTGVTARRAQFDTEAATHSPKIKSPWKHTNSSHTSSPSPTARGPLNYSAPFKSKTQNIVSHEKIQGPPERVKKTVRFASAVETSGIEYSEDQVSDTESEQNDVFSDKDPLDGPIMAVSTDLHAEQPDDLEEDQTANPYGTLRSNNIQVFDEGNQQVLRSASHDAFSNPDDDGGSEESELVTDRRGKMDEEIVMPSVNESDYLTTHSEVEMHSSDPKEDTSTLVSSEKRETDSPIKEIQSGELPPVTVKEQGSKDGVAAVGSGVSNGQSVAVEQPNTAKEKQEKTSAPKGSWSKGKSPLSKLFSPGAKDKVTKNERADNKKSDSKPKNILGKLFQTSSDTKKEQDPKLAVVATEKNKANENGPAQEKENESNTPPALLTTEDHSVVELSSATQNSPKKENDPLLNDFMHQPDRADHTDVVSSDLDRPLPKEEMPNNMAALADVSTLGMTTADTKMEEPSAVVDDLFGQEQMGQFGPGDNVSSDLFATPTSKEEDVSGDILGGLSSESFGAPSGDPFGISSTSTPGDQLDIFSMTDTPVTSDQSTPQPPQMFDFMMDSKEPTSQQDAFDIFSSDTIPMQSGPAVKELKEGDGSNLFLSPLSDDPFGAAPLALDTDSALGEVQSMGDPLSDDPFGAAPLAADTGSALGDVQSMGDPFNSFMGLDKGTTQPPIMQDGLLTGDMFSSSAPSVPQVSGDLVGGLLDPINASSTAETTEGGTAANWMDDFLS; from the coding sequence atgctatgtgtgtgtatcagacaATCCATAGTGGAAtgcctctttttctttcattGCAGTATTCAGAATTACACAGCACTCTATGGCGAGTTCTATTGCACATCCCACTATCAGCAGCTGTTCAAGCGGAAAGGGAACTATGATGAGGGCTTTGGCCACAAGCAACACAAGGACCGCTGGCTCCTGAAGACAGAACCCGCCACACCTGAGATCAACGCGGGCCGGGGAAGCCTGTCTAAAAACAAGGCGGTTCCCAACAACACCTCCGTGCCGCCACCCGCTGGTAGTATTGGTTCAACACCAAGAGGCAGGGACGCCAGTAGGCAGGAAATGTTGTCTGACACCAAGGTGACTCCCAACAGTAAGGTGACGTCTACAATTAGCTCTGTGGCACACCCTAGTGGTAGCCTGGGTTCACCGCAGAGGGGCCAGGAAACGCAGAGCCAGGGCAGTGATGACAGCAAGAGCAAGCTGCAAGTAAGTTGGCCCCCTGAGAAAAAGGGTCCAAGAAGCATCTCAACTGGGCGAGAAAACTCACCAAGCATACAGCACAAGGCTGTTGACAAACAAGATCGCAGCACTTTGTTTCAGCATAAAAATGAGCAAGTGCCACAATTCCCAAATAAGTTGCATCACTCTGAGGTTGCCAAAAAGGACCCATTTTCACCTGTTAGAAAGAATGACgcatcccctcttcctcctgtGAGAACTGGAGTAACGGCAAGGAGAGCACAGTTTGATACTGAAGCTGCGACACACTCACCAAAAATTAAATCTCCATggaaacacacaaacagtagTCACACAAGCTCCCCTTCTCCAACAGCCAGAGGCCCGCTTAATTATTCAGCTCCCTTCAAGTCAAAGACACAAAATATTGTGTCCCATGAAAAAATACAAGGTCCTCCAGAGCGAGTGAAGAAAACCGTCAGATTTGCATCCGCCGTAGAAACGTCAGGAATTGAATACAGTGAAGATCAGGTGTCCGATACAGAAAGCGAACAGAATGATGTGTTCTCTGACAAAGATCCCCTTGACGGCCCCATCATGGCTGTTAGTACAGATTTGCACGCTGAACAGCCAGACGATCTAGAGGAAGACCAGACTGCCAACCCCTACGGCACCTTACGTAGTAATAACATACAAGTGTTTGATGAAGGAAACCAGCAGGTGTTGAGGTCAGCCAGTCATGATGCTTTTAGTAACCCTGATGATGACGGGGGCAGTGAGGAGTCTGAGTTAGTTACAGACAGGAGGGGGAAGATGGATGAGGAAATAGTCATGCCCAGTGTCAACGAGTCAGACTATTTGACTACTCACAGTGAAGTAGAGATGCATTCAAGCGATCCAAAAGAGGACACTAGTACATTAGTGTCTTCTGAGAAAAGGGAAACAGACTCGCCAATCAAAGAAATACAAAGTGGTGAACTGCCACCTGTTACTGTGAAGGAACAAGGAAGTAAGGACGGCGTGGCAGCAGTAGGATCTGGGGTTTCTAATGGCCAGTCGGTGGCTGTCGAGCAACCCAATACAGCTAAAGAGAAACAGGAAAAGACCAGTGCTCCCAAAGGATCGTGGTCCAAGGGCAAGAGTCCCCTctcaaaacttttttccccaggcGCAAAAGATAAGGTAACAAAGAATGAGCGTGCAGACAACAAAAAGTCTGACAGTAAGCCCAAAAACATCCTTGGCAAATTGTTCCAGACCTCGTCAGACACTAAAAAAGAGCAAGACCCCAAACTTGCTGTTGTTGCTACAGAGAAAAACAAAGCCAATGAAAATGGCCCAGCACAAGAGAAGGAAAATGAATCAAACACCCCACCAGCTCTGCTTACCACTGAGGACCACAGTGTTGTAGAACTGTCCTCAGCAACCCAGAACAGTCCAAAGAAAGAAAATGACCCACTTTTAAATGATTTCATGCACCAGCCAGACAGGGCAGATCATACTGATGTTGTCTCCTCAGATCTAGATAGACCTTTGCCTAAGGAGGAGATGCCTAATAACATGGCGGCCTTGGCAGATGTCTCAACTTTAGGGATGACAACAGCTGACACAAAGATGGAGGAACCATCAGCAGTGGTTGATGATTTGTTCGGGCAAGAGCAAATGGGGCAATTTGGTCCAGGAGATAACGTGAGCTCTGACCTATTCGCGACACCGACTTCAAAGGAAGAGGATGTGTCAGGTGACATTCTGGGAGGGCTGTCCTCTGAGTCCTTTGGGGCGCCCTCAGGTGACCCCTTTGGTATCTCCAGCACTTCTACACCGGGGGATCAACTGGACATATTCAGCATGACTGACACACCGGTCACCTCAGACCAAAGCACACCTCAGCCACCTCAGATGTTCGATTTCATGATGGATTCCAAAGAACCTACCTCTCAACAGGATGCCTTTGACATATTCAGCTCTGATACCATTCCAATGCAGTCTGGTCCTGCGGTTAAAGAGCTAAAAGAGGGGGATGGATCAAACCTTTTTCTCAGCCCTCTCTCTGATGACCCGTTTGGAGCCGCACCCCTTGCCCTAGACACTGATTCTGCTCTGGGCGAGGTCCAGTCCATGGGTGATCCTCTCTCTGATGACCCGTTTGGAGCCGCACCCCTTGCTGCTGACACTGGCTCTGCTCTGGGTGATGTCCAGTCCATGGGTGATCCCTTCAATAGCTTTATGGGCCTAGATAAGGGAACTACACAGCCTCCTATAATGCAAGATGGCCTACTCACTGGTGACATGTTCTCCTCCAGCGCCCCCAGTGTTCCCCAGGTTTCAGGTGATTTAGTGGGTGGGTTGTTGGATCCCATCAATGCGAGCTCAACTGCGGAAACTACAGAAGGTGGAACTGCCGCTAACTGGATGGATGACTTTCTGAGTTGA